A window of the Fuscovulum sp. genome harbors these coding sequences:
- a CDS encoding MFS transporter, giving the protein MATRYLPLFLRHSPTPRVQNFALLAGIEASVRGTLISAMPLTVYASLGSAEATSSAYFWAGIVALVWGLMVPWFTRHLPRRWMYTSGCLLYLVGMTLAVIGTPVTVPLALMCLASATATTFVCFNAYVLDYIDRTDLGRSQSTQMVYSAAPWAIGPMLGVTLHDLWAPAPFLLAGTFAVVLLVVFWILRLGNGKQITRAKGPALNPLAYLGRFFQQPRLIAGWMFAVMRSCGWWVYVVYLPIFCIEAGLGDKVGGVALSISNALLFISPLMLRYARRRSVRRAVRTAFGLCGLCFVTSALFSPLPWVAVLAMMGASVFLVLLDVVGGLPFLMAVKPSQRTEMSAVYSSFRDVSGIMTPAAAWIVLVPFGAPLAAFFAVTGAGMLGAFAIAGRLHPRLGTLRPSHGRPVPGE; this is encoded by the coding sequence ATGGCCACCCGATACCTTCCCCTTTTCCTGCGGCATAGCCCGACCCCGCGCGTGCAGAACTTTGCCTTGCTGGCCGGGATCGAGGCGAGCGTGCGCGGGACGCTGATTTCGGCCATGCCGTTGACGGTGTATGCCTCGCTTGGCAGCGCCGAGGCCACGTCGAGCGCCTATTTCTGGGCGGGGATCGTGGCGCTGGTCTGGGGGTTGATGGTGCCGTGGTTCACGCGGCATCTGCCCCGGCGGTGGATGTATACGTCGGGCTGTCTGCTGTATCTGGTGGGGATGACGCTGGCGGTCATCGGCACGCCGGTGACGGTGCCGCTGGCTTTGATGTGTCTTGCCAGTGCGACCGCGACGACATTCGTCTGTTTCAACGCCTATGTCCTTGATTACATAGACCGCACCGATCTGGGGCGGAGCCAATCCACGCAGATGGTCTATTCCGCCGCGCCCTGGGCGATTGGGCCGATGCTGGGGGTGACGCTGCATGACCTGTGGGCGCCGGCGCCGTTCCTGCTGGCGGGGACGTTTGCGGTGGTGCTGCTGGTGGTGTTCTGGATCCTGCGGTTGGGGAACGGCAAGCAGATCACGCGGGCGAAGGGGCCTGCGCTGAACCCGCTGGCCTATCTGGGGCGGTTCTTTCAGCAACCGCGTCTGATTGCCGGGTGGATGTTTGCGGTGATGCGGTCCTGCGGGTGGTGGGTCTATGTGGTGTATCTGCCGATCTTCTGCATCGAAGCGGGCCTCGGTGACAAGGTGGGGGGCGTGGCGCTGTCGATTTCCAACGCGCTGCTGTTCATCTCGCCCCTGATGCTGCGCTATGCGCGGCGGCGGTCGGTGCGGCGGGCGGTGCGGACGGCGTTCGGGCTGTGCGGATTGTGCTTTGTGACAAGCGCGCTGTTTTCGCCGCTGCCTTGGGTGGCGGTGCTGGCGATGATGGGGGCTTCGGTCTTTCTGGTGCTGTTGGATGTGGTGGGGGGGTTGCCCTTCCTGATGGCGGTGAAGCCGTCGCAGAGAACGGAAATGTCGGCTGTTTACAGTAGTTTCCGGGATGTTTCGGGGATCATGACGCCGGCGGCAGCGTGGATCGTTCTGGTGCCGTTTGGCGCGCCGCTGGCGGCGTTCTTTGCGGTGACGGGGGCCGGGATGTTGGGTGCTTTTGCGATTGCGGGGCGGCTGCATCCGCGGTTGGGGACGTTGCGGCCATCGCATGGGCGGCCTGTGCCGGGGGAGTGA
- the dapA gene encoding 4-hydroxy-tetrahydrodipicolinate synthase, with translation MIQGSIPALVTPFKNGELDLDTLKKLVDWQIEQGSTGLVPVGTTGESPTLSHEEHEAVVEAVVKFAAGRVPVIAGAGSNNTVEGIRLIQHAERVGADAALVVTPYYNKPTQAGMIAHYTALHECCTLPIIIYNIPGRSVVDMQPETMGKLAQLPRIIGVKDATGKIERVSMQRASCGPDFIQLSGEDATALGFNAHGGTGCISVTANVAPKLCAEFQQATLAGDYRKALEYQDRLMPLHEAIFIEPGLAGAKYGLSLLGRCSDEVRLPLVGLTDGTKAKIKAAMEFAGIL, from the coding sequence ATGATCCAAGGGTCCATTCCCGCCCTGGTTACGCCGTTCAAGAACGGCGAACTTGATCTGGACACGCTGAAGAAACTTGTCGATTGGCAGATCGAACAGGGCTCCACCGGCCTTGTCCCCGTGGGCACCACGGGCGAAAGCCCCACCCTCAGCCACGAAGAGCATGAGGCCGTGGTCGAGGCCGTGGTGAAATTCGCCGCAGGTCGCGTCCCGGTCATCGCGGGCGCGGGGTCGAACAACACTGTCGAAGGCATCCGTCTGATCCAGCACGCCGAACGCGTGGGGGCCGATGCCGCGCTTGTCGTGACCCCCTATTACAACAAGCCCACGCAGGCAGGCATGATCGCGCATTACACCGCGCTGCATGAGTGCTGCACGCTTCCCATCATCATCTACAACATCCCCGGCCGCTCGGTCGTGGACATGCAGCCCGAAACCATGGGCAAACTGGCGCAACTGCCCCGCATCATCGGGGTCAAGGATGCCACCGGCAAAATCGAACGCGTCTCTATGCAGCGCGCCTCCTGCGGGCCGGATTTCATCCAGCTGTCGGGTGAGGATGCCACCGCCCTCGGCTTCAACGCCCATGGCGGCACCGGCTGCATCTCGGTCACCGCCAACGTTGCCCCCAAGCTTTGCGCCGAGTTTCAGCAGGCCACCCTTGCAGGCGACTACCGCAAGGCACTGGAATACCAGGATCGCCTGATGCCCCTGCACGAGGCGATCTTCATCGAACCCGGCCTGGCCGGCGCAAAATACGGCCTCTCCCTTCTGGGCCGCTGCTCTGATGAGGTCCGCCTCCCGCTGGTCGGCCTGACCGACGGCACCAAGGCCAAGATCAAGGCCGCAATGGAATTTGCGGGCATCCTGTGA
- the smpB gene encoding SsrA-binding protein SmpB encodes MVTKSDPNSKLIAENRRARFDYHIESDLEAGIMLLGSEVKSLRQGGSNIAESYASVEGGELWLINGYIAPYLQAKTWGHDERRRRKLLVSKKELSRLWNATAREGMTIVPIKMYFNDRGMVKLKLGIAKGKKLADKRETSAKRDWEREKARLLKMSKRD; translated from the coding sequence ATGGTCACCAAGTCCGATCCCAATTCCAAACTGATCGCCGAAAACCGCCGCGCGCGTTTCGATTACCACATCGAAAGCGACCTCGAGGCTGGCATCATGCTGCTGGGGTCCGAGGTGAAAAGCCTCCGCCAAGGCGGATCGAACATCGCCGAAAGCTATGCCTCGGTCGAAGGCGGCGAGTTGTGGCTCATCAACGGCTACATCGCCCCCTATCTTCAGGCCAAAACCTGGGGCCATGACGAACGCCGCCGCCGCAAACTGCTGGTCAGCAAGAAAGAACTGTCGCGCCTGTGGAACGCCACCGCCCGCGAAGGCATGACGATCGTCCCGATCAAGATGTATTTCAACGACCGCGGCATGGTGAAGCTCAAGCTCGGCATCGCCAAAGGCAAGAAACTGGCCGACAAACGCGAAACCAGCGCCAAGCGTGACTGGGAACGCGAAAAGGCGCGGCTCCTGAAGATGTCAAAGCGCGACTGA
- a CDS encoding P-II family nitrogen regulator, whose translation MKLIIAAIKPFKLEEVREALTTIGVRGMMVTEIKGFGSQSGHTEIYRGAEYAVNFVPKVRLEIVVSDSLADQVVETIRVTAKTDKIGDGKIFVVDVEQAVRVRTGETNDDAL comes from the coding sequence GTGAAACTCATCATTGCAGCGATCAAGCCGTTCAAGCTGGAGGAGGTCCGCGAGGCGCTGACCACCATCGGCGTAAGAGGCATGATGGTCACCGAGATCAAGGGCTTCGGGTCGCAGTCCGGGCATACGGAAATTTATCGTGGCGCTGAGTATGCGGTGAATTTCGTGCCGAAGGTCCGGCTTGAGATCGTGGTCAGCGACAGCCTGGCAGATCAGGTCGTGGAGACCATCCGCGTGACCGCAAAAACCGACAAGATCGGCGACGGCAAGATCTTTGTCGTCGACGTCGAGCAGGCCGTGCGCGTGCGCACCGGCGAAACCAATGACGATGCGCTTTGA
- a CDS encoding DMT family transporter, with translation MAGFAIEDMFLKAVTAHIPLGQALLIFGLTGTLFFALRARQMGEAALHPAMLSRPLLLRSGFEVTGRIFYSLAIALTPLSTASAILQATPLVVVAGAALLFGESVGWRRWTAILVGFAGVLIILRPGLDGFSPLSLVTVVGLIGFAGRDLATRAAPLTLSNRQLGVIGMAMLALAGGVILAVTGGATLPDARTLALLAGMTGFGIFAYNALTIAMRTGEVAAVTPFRYTRLVFAMLLGILVFNETPDAYTLIGSALVVGSGLYTLARSRARSRQP, from the coding sequence ATGGCGGGTTTCGCCATCGAGGACATGTTCCTCAAGGCCGTCACCGCCCATATCCCCCTTGGTCAGGCCCTTCTGATTTTCGGCCTCACCGGCACCCTTTTCTTCGCCCTCCGCGCGCGGCAGATGGGTGAGGCGGCGCTGCACCCCGCCATGCTCTCACGCCCCCTGCTCCTCCGTTCGGGGTTCGAGGTGACGGGACGCATCTTCTATTCCCTCGCCATCGCGCTCACGCCCCTTTCCACCGCCTCGGCCATCCTGCAAGCCACGCCCCTGGTCGTGGTCGCAGGGGCCGCGCTGCTGTTCGGCGAAAGTGTCGGCTGGCGGCGCTGGACGGCCATTCTCGTGGGCTTTGCCGGTGTCCTCATCATCCTGCGCCCGGGGCTGGATGGCTTCAGCCCCCTCTCGCTTGTCACCGTGGTGGGCCTCATCGGCTTTGCCGGGCGCGACCTTGCCACCCGCGCGGCCCCGCTCACCCTATCGAACCGCCAGCTTGGCGTGATCGGCATGGCCATGCTCGCCCTCGCCGGGGGGGTGATCCTTGCGGTCACCGGCGGCGCAACCCTGCCCGACGCGCGCACCCTCGCCCTTCTGGCCGGAATGACGGGCTTTGGCATCTTTGCCTATAACGCCCTGACCATCGCCATGCGCACGGGAGAGGTCGCGGCCGTCACCCCCTTCCGCTATACGCGGCTGGTCTTTGCGATGCTCCTTGGCATCCTCGTCTTCAACGAAACCCCCGATGCCTATACCCTCATCGGCTCGGCCCTCGTCGTAGGCTCCGGCCTATACACCCTCGCGCGCAGCCGCGCCCGTTCACGGCAACCCTGA
- the sseA gene encoding 3-mercaptopyruvate sulfurtransferase — protein sequence MTDDPKTLVSTDWLATHLRDPDLRILDASWYLPDAGRNARAEYDAAHIPGARFFDIDEISDQRSSLPHMAPPTEKFMSRMRAMGVGDGHQVVIYDGAGMFSAPRVWWTFRLMGKTDVAVLDGGFPKWLAEGHEVEDLPPMIRDRHMTVSRQNHLVKDVTQVAHTSKLRQAEIIDARSAARFRGDAPEPRPGLRAGHIPGSVNVPFGTLLNSDNTMKSPADLRATFEAAGVDLSKPAITTCGSGVTAAVLSLALERIGHRNHALYDGSWSEWGMYDDLPVQTGSGEKR from the coding sequence GTGACGGACGATCCCAAAACCCTCGTTTCCACGGACTGGCTCGCCACCCATCTGCGCGATCCCGATCTGCGCATCCTTGATGCCTCCTGGTATCTTCCCGATGCGGGCCGCAACGCGCGGGCAGAATATGACGCCGCCCATATCCCCGGCGCGCGCTTCTTCGACATCGACGAAATCTCTGACCAGCGTTCCTCCCTCCCCCACATGGCCCCGCCGACGGAAAAGTTCATGTCGCGGATGCGCGCCATGGGCGTGGGCGACGGCCATCAGGTGGTGATCTATGACGGGGCCGGGATGTTCTCTGCCCCCCGCGTCTGGTGGACCTTCCGCCTGATGGGCAAGACCGATGTCGCCGTCCTTGACGGTGGCTTCCCCAAATGGCTGGCCGAAGGGCACGAGGTCGAAGACCTCCCCCCGATGATCCGCGACCGGCACATGACCGTGTCACGCCAGAACCATCTGGTGAAAGATGTCACGCAGGTCGCCCATACCTCGAAACTGCGGCAGGCGGAAATCATCGACGCCCGCTCTGCCGCGCGGTTCCGGGGCGATGCCCCCGAACCCCGCCCCGGCCTGCGCGCAGGCCATATCCCGGGCTCCGTGAACGTTCCCTTCGGTACCCTGCTGAACAGCGACAATACCATGAAATCCCCCGCCGACCTGCGCGCCACTTTCGAGGCCGCGGGCGTTGACCTGTCCAAACCCGCGATCACCACCTGCGGGTCGGGCGTCACCGCCGCCGTGCTGTCGCTGGCACTGGAACGGATCGGCCACCGCAACCACGCGCTCTATGATGGCTCATGGTCGGAATGGGGGATGTATGACGACCTTCCTGTTCAAACAGGAAGCGGTGAAAAGAGGTAA
- a CDS encoding amino acid aminotransferase, with amino-acid sequence MFDQLKAQPQDKILQLIALYRDDPRPTKIDLGVGVYKDATGLTPVMRAVKAAEKKLWETETTKTYTGLAGEPAFNAALAGMILGNAVPMDRVASVATPGGTGAIRQALELIKLATPSATVWISNPTWPNHPSIIKYLGMNMAEYRYFDAATRGIDFPGLMADLATVKAGDVVLLHGCCHNPTGANLDAAQWEGVITLLSAKGAIPFVDIAYQGFGDGLEQDAAATRQIAAAFPEVLIAASCSKNFGIYRERTGILIGIGPEGGKGVLQGNLNFLNRQNYSFPPDHGARLVTMILEDAALRADWMAELEEVRLNMLTLRQSLADELRRATNSDRFDFVATHRGMFSRLGLTEDQVNTLRDEHGIYMVGDSRINIAGLNARTVPILATAIAQVAG; translated from the coding sequence ATGTTCGACCAGCTCAAGGCCCAGCCACAGGACAAGATCCTGCAACTCATCGCGCTCTACCGCGATGACCCCCGCCCCACCAAGATCGACCTCGGCGTCGGCGTCTACAAGGATGCCACCGGCCTGACCCCGGTGATGCGCGCCGTCAAGGCCGCCGAGAAAAAGCTGTGGGAGACCGAGACGACCAAAACCTATACCGGCCTTGCGGGCGAACCGGCCTTCAACGCCGCGCTGGCAGGCATGATCCTTGGCAATGCTGTCCCGATGGACCGCGTGGCATCGGTCGCCACACCGGGCGGCACCGGGGCCATCCGGCAGGCGCTGGAACTGATCAAGCTGGCCACCCCTTCGGCCACCGTTTGGATTTCCAACCCGACCTGGCCCAACCACCCGTCCATCATCAAATACCTCGGCATGAACATGGCCGAATACCGCTACTTCGACGCCGCCACCCGCGGCATCGATTTTCCGGGCCTGATGGCCGACCTTGCCACCGTCAAGGCGGGCGATGTCGTCCTTCTGCATGGCTGCTGCCACAACCCCACCGGCGCCAACCTTGATGCCGCCCAGTGGGAAGGCGTCATCACCCTGCTGTCGGCCAAAGGCGCGATCCCCTTCGTGGACATCGCCTATCAGGGCTTTGGTGACGGTCTGGAACAGGACGCCGCCGCCACCCGCCAGATCGCCGCCGCCTTCCCCGAAGTGCTGATCGCCGCCTCCTGCTCAAAAAACTTCGGCATCTACCGCGAACGCACAGGTATCCTCATCGGCATCGGCCCCGAGGGCGGCAAGGGCGTGCTGCAAGGCAACCTCAACTTCCTCAACCGCCAGAACTACAGCTTCCCGCCCGATCACGGCGCGCGTCTGGTGACGATGATCCTTGAGGATGCCGCGCTGCGCGCCGACTGGATGGCCGAACTGGAAGAGGTCCGCCTCAACATGCTCACCCTGCGCCAGTCGCTGGCCGATGAGCTGCGCCGCGCCACCAATTCCGACCGCTTCGATTTCGTGGCCACCCATCGCGGCATGTTCTCCCGCCTCGGTCTGACCGAGGATCAGGTGAACACGCTCCGCGACGAACACGGCATCTACATGGTGGGCGACTCGCGCATCAACATCGCAGGCCTCAACGCCCGCACCGTCCCCATCCTCGCCACCGCCATCGCCCAAGTCGCGGGCTGA
- a CDS encoding lytic transglycosylase domain-containing protein, whose amino-acid sequence MVAPVPVLADGAAALRQAMRLASAGDWDGAAGAAQGAGQVGADIITWQRLRAGDGRLGDYEDFIARRADWPGMALLKEKGEEAVARSTDPGRVIAYFTGRTPETAEGSLALISALRNSGRDAEAEAEAFRAWTELPFAPDQEQAILGLYGDALRVAHEVRLDRLLWQNRVSEAKRMLPRVGPGWQALAQARMALRGDADGVNALIERVPADLQADPGLVYERFDWRFRRDRDDEAAELVIAQSKSAAALGDPEAWAERRAALARSLLRADKAQAAYRVAASHFTTAGSGYADLEFLAGFIALRKLGDATTAVTHFRNLREGVATPISVSRAHYWAGRALLAAGDQAGGTAELQKAAEHHSAYYGLLAAEALGQSLDPALLNDARPADWRGASFANSSVLEAAMVLSRAGERNLAKRFFLHLGESLNGSELDQLADLALQMDEPHIALVVAKQAAEKGVILPRSYYPVPSFVPGDGLPVSRALALAISRRESEFDPAARSAADARGLMQVLPSTAKLVAPRVGLSFDAGKLNDPGYNVRIGTGYLAQLVEQFGPSVALIASGYNAGPGRPKRWIGLFGDPRDPNVDVVDWVEMIPFTETRTYVMRVTESLVIYRAILRGSVGPVDVTGELRG is encoded by the coding sequence ATGGTGGCACCGGTGCCGGTGCTGGCCGATGGCGCGGCGGCGCTGCGGCAGGCGATGCGGCTTGCCTCGGCCGGTGATTGGGACGGGGCTGCAGGGGCGGCTCAGGGGGCCGGGCAGGTTGGGGCCGACATCATCACCTGGCAGCGGTTGCGTGCCGGGGATGGTCGGCTGGGGGATTATGAGGATTTCATCGCGCGCCGGGCCGATTGGCCGGGCATGGCGCTGCTGAAGGAAAAGGGCGAAGAGGCGGTGGCACGGTCCACCGATCCGGGCCGGGTGATCGCCTATTTCACCGGGCGCACGCCGGAAACGGCCGAGGGGTCGCTGGCGCTGATTTCGGCGCTGCGCAATTCGGGGCGGGATGCCGAGGCGGAGGCCGAGGCCTTTCGTGCCTGGACGGAACTGCCCTTTGCGCCGGATCAGGAGCAGGCCATTCTGGGACTGTATGGCGATGCCCTGAGGGTTGCGCACGAGGTGCGGCTGGACCGGCTGTTGTGGCAGAACCGGGTGTCCGAGGCGAAACGGATGCTGCCGCGCGTGGGGCCGGGATGGCAGGCGCTGGCGCAGGCGCGAATGGCGCTGCGCGGGGATGCGGATGGGGTGAATGCGCTGATCGAGCGGGTGCCTGCGGATTTGCAGGCCGATCCGGGGCTGGTTTATGAGCGGTTCGACTGGCGGTTCCGTCGCGACCGCGATGACGAGGCGGCGGAACTGGTGATCGCGCAATCCAAAAGCGCCGCGGCGCTGGGTGACCCGGAGGCCTGGGCCGAGCGGCGGGCGGCGTTGGCGCGGTCGCTGCTGCGGGCAGACAAGGCGCAGGCGGCGTATCGCGTGGCGGCAAGCCATTTCACGACGGCCGGGTCGGGTTATGCCGATCTGGAGTTTCTGGCGGGGTTCATCGCGCTGCGCAAGCTGGGCGATGCGACCACGGCCGTGACGCATTTCCGCAATCTGCGCGAGGGGGTGGCGACACCGATTTCTGTAAGCCGGGCGCATTACTGGGCCGGGCGGGCACTGCTGGCGGCAGGCGATCAGGCGGGCGGCACGGCCGAGTTGCAGAAGGCGGCAGAGCATCACAGCGCCTATTACGGGCTGCTCGCGGCCGAGGCGCTGGGACAGTCGCTGGACCCCGCGCTGTTGAACGATGCGCGGCCTGCGGATTGGCGGGGGGCGTCTTTTGCCAATTCGTCGGTCCTTGAGGCGGCGATGGTGCTGAGCCGGGCCGGCGAGCGGAACCTTGCCAAACGGTTCTTCCTGCATCTGGGCGAAAGCCTGAATGGCTCTGAGCTGGACCAGCTGGCCGATCTGGCGTTGCAGATGGATGAGCCGCATATCGCGCTGGTGGTGGCCAAGCAGGCGGCGGAAAAGGGAGTGATCCTGCCGCGCAGCTATTACCCGGTGCCGTCTTTTGTGCCGGGGGACGGGTTGCCGGTGAGCCGGGCGCTTGCCTTGGCCATTTCGCGGCGAGAGTCTGAGTTCGATCCCGCAGCGCGGTCGGCGGCGGATGCGCGGGGGTTGATGCAGGTGCTGCCATCGACCGCCAAGCTGGTGGCGCCAAGGGTGGGGTTGTCCTTTGATGCGGGCAAGCTGAACGATCCGGGGTATAACGTGCGGATCGGGACCGGCTATCTGGCGCAATTGGTTGAGCAATTCGGACCATCGGTGGCGCTGATCGCGTCGGGTTACAATGCCGGGCCAGGGCGACCGAAGCGGTGGATCGGGCTGTTCGGCGATCCGCGCGATCCGAATGTGGATGTGGTGGATTGGGTGGAGATGATCCCGTTTACCGAAACGCGGACCTATGTGATGCGGGTGACGGAGAGCCTTGTGATCTATCGCGCCATCCTGCGCGGGTCGGTGGGGCCGGTGGATGTAACGGGGGAGTTGCGGGGGTAG
- a CDS encoding ammonium transporter codes for MKSLMKLSGLSALVAAASALPAMAQELTPYVYEKVVDKGDVAWMSVATIVVLLMTIPGLALFYGGLVRTKNMLSVLTQVFAITAIVCLIWVTYGYSLAFSYGGSMDTYVGGLSKMFLAGVDYTTLVPTFSNGIWMPEYTFIAFQMTFACITPALIVGAFAERVKFSSLLVFTVLWVTFIYFPMAHMVWWWGGPDFLAEQQTALLIAEAAGDTAAAEAAAANLAANGLIWNWGALDFAGGTVVHINSGITALVGAIVVGKRIGYGKESMAPHSLTMTMIGGALLWVGWFGFNAGSNLEANAITSLAIVNTFVAAAAGGVAWMFAEWATKGHPSLLGLVSGVVAGLVAVTPAAGFAGPMGAIVLGLVTGVICFVFVGFIKNKFQLDDSLDVFGIHGLGGIIGALGTGILVNPALGGAGIPDYLSQPGTLQVAEYVFATAFMAQVKAVAFTIVFVGIGSFILFKLIDMTMGLRVKPEVEREGLDVAEHGERAYNM; via the coding sequence ATGAAGAGTTTGATGAAACTGTCTGGCCTTTCCGCGCTTGTCGCGGCGGCGTCGGCATTGCCAGCGATGGCGCAGGAATTGACGCCTTACGTCTATGAAAAGGTTGTGGACAAGGGTGACGTGGCCTGGATGTCGGTGGCCACCATCGTCGTGCTTCTGATGACGATCCCCGGCCTTGCGCTGTTCTATGGCGGCCTTGTGCGCACCAAGAACATGCTTTCGGTGCTGACGCAGGTCTTTGCGATCACCGCCATCGTCTGTCTGATCTGGGTGACCTACGGCTATTCGCTGGCCTTCTCATACGGCGGGTCGATGGATACCTATGTTGGCGGTCTGTCGAAGATGTTCCTGGCGGGCGTGGATTACACGACGCTGGTTCCGACATTCTCGAACGGTATCTGGATGCCGGAATACACGTTCATCGCCTTCCAGATGACCTTTGCCTGCATCACGCCGGCGCTGATCGTGGGGGCCTTTGCAGAGCGCGTGAAATTCTCGTCGCTGCTGGTTTTCACCGTGCTTTGGGTGACCTTCATCTACTTCCCGATGGCCCATATGGTCTGGTGGTGGGGTGGTCCGGACTTCCTAGCCGAACAGCAGACCGCGTTGCTGATTGCCGAGGCTGCTGGTGACACTGCCGCTGCGGAAGCTGCCGCCGCCAATCTGGCTGCGAACGGGCTGATCTGGAACTGGGGCGCGCTGGACTTTGCGGGCGGCACCGTTGTTCACATCAACTCGGGCATCACCGCCCTTGTGGGTGCGATCGTTGTCGGCAAGCGGATCGGCTATGGCAAGGAATCGATGGCGCCGCATTCGCTGACCATGACCATGATCGGTGGCGCGCTGCTGTGGGTGGGCTGGTTCGGCTTTAACGCCGGGTCCAACCTGGAAGCCAACGCGATCACCTCGCTGGCCATCGTGAACACCTTCGTGGCGGCTGCTGCGGGCGGTGTGGCTTGGATGTTCGCAGAATGGGCAACCAAGGGCCATCCGTCGCTTCTGGGTCTTGTGTCGGGTGTTGTGGCCGGTCTGGTCGCGGTGACGCCGGCGGCAGGCTTTGCAGGCCCGATGGGCGCAATCGTGCTGGGTCTGGTGACCGGTGTGATCTGCTTTGTCTTCGTGGGCTTCATCAAGAACAAGTTCCAGCTGGATGACTCGCTGGATGTGTTCGGGATCCATGGTCTGGGCGGCATCATCGGCGCGCTGGGCACGGGTATCCTGGTGAACCCGGCGCTGGGCGGGGCCGGTATCCCTGACTACCTGTCGCAGCCGGGCACGCTGCAGGTGGCCGAGTATGTGTTCGCCACGGCGTTCATGGCGCAGGTCAAGGCCGTTGCCTTCACCATCGTCTTCGTCGGGATCGGTTCGTTCATCCTGTTCAAGCTGATCGACATGACCATGGGTCTGCGCGTGAAGCCGGAAGTGGAGCGCGAAGGTCTGGACGTCGCCGAGCACGGCGAGCGCGCCTACAACATGTAA